A single genomic interval of Anopheles marshallii chromosome 2, idAnoMarsDA_429_01, whole genome shotgun sequence harbors:
- the LOC128719677 gene encoding katanin p60 ATPase-containing subunit A-like 1, giving the protein MTIVMAGLSTSEICENTKLAREMAVMGNYDSAGIYYEGVLQMLRKLLVGLSEPLQKGKWLMIQQEINKEYNQMKLIQKTLTEITMDLQNAPLQARIRTPLHETASKDPAAWFRADPDIWMPPVSGRGGVDPDVWAPPPDMPPPDHRRAVAPRNQSRSSTALNRKSEVNRRNAATKSASTTTVGGRKTISQSARATTGGTSGMNGASRTGTLTRTKGGAGQRSSTVVAGGDATNGNGEKSDKEKLDDDEGNGGDTPEEVERKFEPASHVDVDLVDMLERDILQKNPNIHWDDIADLHEAKRLLEEAVVLPMWMPDYFKGIRRPWKGVLMVGPPGTGKTMLAKAVATECGTTFFNVSSSTLTSKYRGESEKLVRLLFEMARFYAPSTIFIDEIDSLCSRRGSESEHEASRRVKSELLVQMDGVSNDEATKIVMVLAATNFPWDIDEALRRRLEKRIYIPLPNSEGREALLKINLREVKVDESVDMRDIADRLDGYSGADITNVCRDASMMSMRRKIAGLRPEQIRQLAKEELDLPVSKQDFKEAIAKCNKSVSKDDLAKYQQWMKEFGSS; this is encoded by the exons ATGACCATCGTTATGGCTGGTCTATCGACATCGGAAATATGCGAAAACACGAAACTGGCCCGTGAAATGGCAGTGATGGGAAATTACGATTCGGCCGGTATCTACTATGAGGGTGTTTTGCAAATGCTGCGCAAACTGCTGGTCGGTCTGAGTGAACCACTGCAAAAGGGCAAATGGTTGATG ATACAACAAGAAATTAACAAAGAGTACAATCAAATGAAACTAATTCAAAAGACGCTTACGGAAATTACAATGGATCTGCAAAATGCACCGCTACAAGCCCGCATTCGCACACCCCTGCACGAAACGGCCAGCAAAGATCCGGCAGCATGGTTCCGGGCTGATCCAGACATCTGGATGCCGCCGGTGTCCGGGCGCGGTGGTGTTGATCCGGATGTGTGGGCACCACCACCGGATATGCCACCGCCCGATCATCGCCGTGCCGTAGCACCCCGTAATCAATCACGCTCCAGTACGGCACTGAACCGGAAGTCGGAAGTGAATCGCCGAAATGCGGCCACTAAATCGGCATCCACAACTACCGTCGGAGGGCGCAAGACAATCAGTCAGTCAGCACGTGCCACAACCGGTGGAACTTCGGGAATGAACGGTGCATCGCGTACCGGAACGCTGACGAGAACGAAGGGTGGTGCTGGCCAGCGAAGCTCGACAGTAGTGGCAGGTGGTGATGCAACCAACGGCAATGGAGAGAAGAGCGACAAGGAAAAGCTGGACGACGACGAAGGGAACGGTGGCGATACTCCGGAGGAAGTGGAGCGCAAGTTCGAACCAGCCAGCCATGTGGACGTCGATCTAGTGGATATGCTCGAGCGTGACATACTGCAAAAGAATCCAAACATTCACTGGGATGACATAGCGGATCTGCATGAAGCGAAACGGCTGCTGGAGGAAGCCGTCGTTCTACCGATGTGGATGCCGGACTACTTTAAGGGCATCCGGAGACCCTGGAAAGGTGTGCTGATGGTTGGTCCTCCCGGTACCGGCAAAACAATGCTCGCTAAAGCCGTTGCCACCGAATGTGGCACAACGTTCTTCAACGTGTCCTCGTCAACACTGACCTCCAAGTATCGGGGTGAGTCTGAGAAGTTGGTGCGTCTCCTTTTCGAGATGGCACGGTTTTACGCGCCTAGTACGATCTTTATCGATGAAATCGATTCACTTTGTTCGCGCCGTGGTTCGGAGTCCGAGCATGAAGCATCCCGGCGGGTCAAATCCGAGCTGCTGGTACAGATGGACGGTGTCAGTAACGATGAGGCAACCAAGATTGTTATGGTACTGGCTGCCACCAACTTCCCGTGGGACATTGACGAGGCGTTGCGGAGACGTCTCGAAAAACGAATCTACATCCCGCTCCCGAACAGTGAAGGCCGCGAGGCACTGCTGAAGATTAATCTGCGCGAGGTGAAGGTCGACGAGTCGGTGGACATGCGCGACATTGCCGACCGGCTGGATGGTTACTCGGGTGCGGACATTACGAATGTTTGCCGTGATGCATCGATGATGTCCATGCGGCGCAAAATTGCCGGCTTGCGGCCCGAACAGATACGGCAACTCGCAAAGGAGGAACTCGATCTGCCGGTATCGAAGCAGGACTTCAAAGAGGCCATCGCCAAGTGCAACAAGAGCGTATCCAAAGACGATCTAGCGAAGTATCAGCAGTGGATGAAGGAATTCGGTTCCTCGTGA